A section of the Oryza sativa Japonica Group chromosome 1, ASM3414082v1 genome encodes:
- the LOC112939049 gene encoding uncharacterized protein, with amino-acid sequence MCNRDSDYFMYQCPLICFWAVEYHLPHRVMRQFGKKQDWPVEDISTGVELHKYDRVRTKKVKDWGLEHNRYIDEWRTAGRNDRYIETIHQNHLFSEYLRWLHRTYRLFLRPTWTEADIEDDRDSDEGRNPYDVRTRVGYQMEHAPLRDRVSRELLRSVNEMGHALQAPRGDEDTENTLRNVLEKVRQRCRKLAARLGCRSVGLDDVYQPGRLPPPLPQSARPSTARHSIRIEEREGVGGSSSSRIKQGRGKGKAPAPPSDDDDDEDEEDEDYVAPDAEKIDMSQLPDAPQGTQPTQYNLRSTRAAKKRYTPGSQAIRRQRKK; translated from the exons ATGTGCAATCGAGACTCTGACTATTTCATGTACCAGTGCCCATTGATTTGTTTCTGGGCAGTTGAGTACCACCTTCCACACCGTGTCATGCGACAGTTCGGGAAGAAACAAGATTGGCCGGTTGAGGACATCTCAACTGGAGTTGAATTACACAA GTATGACAGGGTGAGAACAAAGAAGGTGAAAGACTGGGGGCTAGAGCATAATAGATACATTGATGAATGGAGAACAGCCGGAAGGAACGATAGGTACATCGAGACTATACACCAAAATCATCTTTTCTCAGAGTACCTTCGTTGGCTGCATAGGACATATAGACTGTTCCTCCGCCCTACTTGGACGGAAGCCGACATAGAGGATGACCGCGACTCCGATGAGGGACGGAATCCCTATGATGTCCGGACTAGAGTTGGATATCAAATGGAGCACGCCCCACTTAGAGACAGAGTC TCGAGAGAGCTCCTCAGGAGTGTGAATGAAATGGGGCATGCCCTCCAAGCTCCGAGGGGTGATGAGGACACGGAGAACACGCTCCGCAATGTTTTAgag aaagttcgtcaaaggtgccggaaacttgcagcaagattaggttgcaggtcggttggattggacgacgtgtaccaaccggggagactaccaccaccactacctcaaTCCGCGCGTCCAAGTACTGCTCGACACTCTATCAGGATAGAAGAGCGTGAAGGAGTtggtggctcgtcgtcgtcacgcattaagcaagggaggggaaaggggaaggcgccggctccacctagcgacgacgatgacgatgaggacgaggaggatgaggactacGTCGCACCAGACGCCGAGAAGATAGACATGTCACAGCTTCCCGACGCGCCTCAGGGGACGCAACCCACGCAATACAACTTGCGATCCACTCGGGCAGCGAAAAAGAG gtacactccgggctcgcaagcaattcggcgccaacggaagaagtaa